A genomic stretch from Verrucomicrobiia bacterium includes:
- a CDS encoding UbiX family flavin prenyltransferase, protein MRLLIAVTGASGSLYAQRLLDSLDPAQHEIHVLLSQYAPQVIAAELEGGLRLPDGVATHSHRSMNLPFASGSNPPEAMVVIPCSMGTLGRIAHGVSSDALLRCADVMLKERRKLLLVPRETPLSLVHVKNFELLLLAGAVLLPANPSFYSRPGSVGAVADTVVARVLDHLGIPHRLQARWCEEPE, encoded by the coding sequence CCGTGACCGGGGCCAGCGGTTCCCTGTACGCCCAGCGCCTGCTCGACAGCCTCGACCCGGCGCAGCACGAAATCCATGTGCTGCTCAGCCAGTATGCACCGCAGGTGATCGCCGCGGAACTGGAGGGTGGCCTCCGACTTCCCGACGGCGTCGCCACCCACAGTCACCGCTCGATGAACCTCCCCTTCGCCAGCGGTTCCAATCCCCCGGAGGCCATGGTGGTGATCCCCTGCAGCATGGGGACGCTCGGGCGCATCGCCCACGGGGTCAGCTCCGACGCCCTGCTCCGCTGTGCGGATGTGATGCTCAAGGAACGGCGGAAGCTGCTGCTGGTCCCGCGGGAGACCCCGCTCTCCCTGGTTCACGTGAAGAATTTCGAACTGCTGCTGCTGGCCGGCGCGGTGTTGCTGCCGGCCAATCCGTCATTTTACAGCCGCCCCGGCTCGGTCGGTGCCGTCGCGGACACCGTGGTGGCGCGGGTGCTCGATCACCTCGGCATCCCGCACCGCCTGCAGGCGCGATGGTGCGAGGAGCCGGAGTAG